AAAAGGAACAGAAGTAGACTGTGTGGTGGCTGCTTTTTGGTCTCAGTAGAGTCGTTTGTTTTAGTTTGGGATAAACGTTTTCTACTGGTTGTGCCTACTCCGGGGATTTTGAATTGTGCTGGCCTCTGCTTCTGCTGACATTAGCCCTGCAACATCATGTGTATTTGTTCAAATGAGGATTGTCGGATGCATGGTGGAGTTGAAAtccatttgaaattatttaattgcaCAAACCGGAAAGGGAAGATAGAATTTGTCACTGTTGTCCTGCTtgctaaaaagaaaatattttgatctcaAATTTGGCTTTTAGTCGATGCACTCATTGTTCCTGTCCGCTTCCAAGTTGTTTGGAACCTTCTGcttgtattttgttttagcTGTAATGACCAGAAAGCAACTTCCAAGAGCAAGCTGGTATCTAATGCACTTTTTGACAGTCCTAGTTTAGACATATGGGCATTCAATTAACCAGGACAGCAATGAGCAAGAGCAAGCTGGTATCTAATGCACTTTTTGACATTCCTAGTTTAGACATATGGGCATTCAATTAACCAGGACAGCAATGAGCGCAGGAATCCAGCATCACAACGTGTCTCAAATGGTGTTTTGAAAACCAAACCGTGTACAGACGTGAGCAAATTAACCAGGACATCATTGAGCGCAGGCATCCAACATGCATGTCTCAAATGGTATTTTGAAAACCAATCAGTGCACAAAATTGCACCGCTTAGCAAGAGAGGGATGAACTCAACAAGGAATTGAGGCAGGACtaccagaaaataaaaatattcttgcaaGATAACTACTTTAAGGATCCATCTAGTGCGTGACTACAggataaaatttaaagcaaGCGtacaatatttacatatagtACAAGTACCCATATATAAGGTTATGGGACAAAATCTTAAAGCAAGCATACGATATTTACATTTAGTACAAGTCCCCATGTATAAGGTGCGCGAAGACAACTTAGTTGTTAGTACCTTAGACAACATCTAAATACACAAATCATCACATTCATCactaaaaaaggaaaaggaaacagGAAACCGAGAGGAAAGTCAACACATTCTTTACTGTACATGCGCCGCACTTTTATAGGAAGTGGTCACCTGCAAGGTTAGATTGAAATCAGAACAATTCGAAGGAGCAGCTGTGGGCCTATATGAAAGTATATCCCCAAGAAACCTTTAAAGTAAACATCAAGTATATAGCCTGAGCCGACTTGTGATACGTTGCCGACAAATAGGACACTCGGACAATCTTGGGCTGCATTCTCTGCAAGTCTGCAATCCCAGTCATTTCTCAAGATATTTAGTATGTAATCTGGTTAAGGTGAAACAAAACAGTGGGCAATTGGATCTCACCATGTGTCCACAGCCAAAGGCCATGTCTTTCCCATTGATTAAGCAAACTGGACAGACCTTCAACCAaatcaattaagaaaatacaTTATAACCATTTCGTTCCATCTCAACAACTGATGTTAACCAGTGTGCATTTTCAGGCATCTTATAAGAGGACTGGCAATTTCAGCACCATCATTTAGGAACATGGAACAGGTGACCTTTGATTCGATCAAACATTGCATATATTTTAGACATCAGCTACAATGTAGAAAGCTTATAGCAAGAATAGTATCAGCTTAAGTTTTACTGGATTGACGATTTACAACGGAAATTTGTGACTTCACTTTAGTTATGACTCCATACACATGAATAAGCTGTAAAATGGTGGTCACCTGATGTCGCTCGTCTTGCATAGCTGCTGAGACGCTGCTGGGTTCTCGGGATGGAAATCCTGCTTGGCGAGCATATGGTACTGGAGGTGGCCTAGGAACTATTTTCTTTGCTTTACCAGTCACTCGTCTTTGGATATACAAGTGGGGAGAGggcaagagaaagagaaattgaTCAGCATCAAAGCCAATACTTCTGGGCAGGGTTCATTGCTAGCATATGCGGCTCTGTTATTATCTTTAGAAGCTTATGGTGATCAAGTTTGATTCCATCGACAACTTCTTAGAAAAAAGTAATTGAACTCTTTGAGTAGTTTTCAGCAAGCTATTTTAGGAACTGAAAGAACGCCATTTGTATGTCTTTAACAAAACAACACTCAAGTTATATCAGAAGgtcatgaaaaaaatttcataaataatacacAAAGCACGTACCCTAGCAGACCAAATTCTTTAGCCGCTCTATACTGGATGGGTATCTCCATCAATGCAGCAAGAGCAAAAGCAGCCTCTTTTGCAGAAGATGATGTGTGCTTGGACATGATATCAGTAAAATTAACAAACTGCAAATACAGGAAAAATTAACACTTAATCCTTgagtattttgttattttagtcTAAGTAATATATTGCAACAGCAATACCTGAAAATTGTCTAAGTCACGAGCAGGGATCTtgtcatcaaattttttcatatcttCCCAGGGTCCATCACCAACTCCAACAAGAATAATTGAGAGAGGATACAAACTGATAAGAAGAATGGAAAAACAATATATTGTTACTTCAATAGTTTCAGTTATCATGTTTCCACAAAGCACATGAAACTAGATGCTGAATAAAGGTTGCCCACGTTGACCCTCAAAAGAGAGAATTTAGGATAATAATTTGTCAAGGAGACAAAAAGATCACATTAAAGATCTCATTTAAGCATGTGATCTTTGTTAATCTGTTTGAGACCAAATTCTGAAATGCACAAGAAGAATTACCATGAAGAGTGAGCACTTTCAACTTCAGGCTCACtagaatttttttcaaaattcatataatcaAGACAAACAGAGAAGAACCAATAAGAGTTGGAAATAAACACAGAAGAATTAGGTGATAAAACGCAACTAAACTTAATTGTCAGACAAAATAGGCTGCTAGGAGTCCGTGAACCATCTCGACCCTGAATCCGAAAGCTACATGGATATGAACATTTGCAACTCAGATAATTCTAAATTGATTATCAAACAGCTTGATCTAAGCTTCAAtcttaaacaaaatcaatcagACAAGTGATTCTTTTGCACCTAGCATTGACTATAGAGTTTATTGTTTTCTCTTCTTGCGGGCTGAGTTCTGCATCACTCGTATTGACACTTCTTGTAACCTTCACAAGACAAGGTAGTCATAGATAAAGTGAGTTGATGTAAAGAGACATGTGATTATTTGTGGAGGTGGGGGTATGGGAGGAGGAGCTGACCTGGCCATCAGCTATGATCACCAAAACATAGTATTGTCCTCCACTTCTCTCCACTATATCTACTGCAGCATCCACTACCGGACCATAAGATGTTGGCCCTTAAAACCAAACGTGGAcatacagagagagagaatcagagatacaaaacaaaaacaagaacatgTTCTGTACGTTTCCTGTGAATAACAACTTCAGGTTACATGTACCAAGAAATAAACCATGGCCCtgagaaaatgttaaataaggAGCTAACCGGATAATCGTAAATTTGGAACTATTCGTCTGTAGCAGGCCAAAACCTCTTCAAAGCCATTGCAAGGGGAGTGGTCGCTGTGAAAGCTAAACACTTCCTGATCATGTGTAGTAGCTacaaataaaagggaaacagagTTGACTTCTTATCCATAAAGGAGGACTGAGACTAACCTACCAACCTTGAATTGATAGCTCACAGACAAGCCagcttataaataaatcaacacTAACAATGATGATGTAATAAGTAAAAGAACTAACCATCACCAAACCCAAAACAAGGAATCAAATTATCTTCATCAAATGGGGCCAAAGTCTTCCCGATGATGGATATAGCCTTTTCATATGGATTAGGTGTATTACCAACTGCGTGCAGGCTACGGTTGCTGAATGAAACTTTGCCTTCAGATGTAAGTTAATACATTAGCTTTCAGCATATAACAATCAAACCAATCATAAAATGGAAAGACAATAttgacatatatatctatatacctataatatatatatatatgtatatatatatatatattatgttgaACCGAAAAACAATTTGCATGGCacacaataaaaaatcctCTCCTTCCTGTTAAAACTTTCAAATTGAATGATCTATAACCATACAAACTAGCACAGGATGATAGCAGCACAGGCATGCATAAAAATCAGGTGCATGATTGACATCAACaatcaaacaatttaaaaaaatttctcttctttttttcttttggtcattttttggCATATGGAAAAAGTTTAGTAGTTAGTaataaagatgaaaagaaTATAACATCAACATAAGTAGAGAAATAAAtggttaaattatttttttcacttgtcaatatagtgtaattatttttaagaaatagaagaaagcTAAATTGCTTAAGCTGTTTATCAGCAAGATAATCGtaatactataaattaaaaaataattatcattatctCAAGTATATAGTTCATAAATCGATGTTTCCATTTCTCCACAAGAAATTTTGTAGCCTCTTATCAAACAATTAACAATATACTTGCCACCAACCTGTCCATTCATTACTTTTAGTAAAATCAATTCCAAGAATTAGATTTGATGACTCTAGACCAGATTCTCTTAAGGCCGCAGTGACCTGCAAAACACAATCAATGTTTAAAGGAAAAGGTTTGGCTACAAAAACAAGTGAAACATACAAGCAACCAAATATCATCTAGAAAACAGAACCTTTTTCCAAGTGAACAGACCACAGTGAATCTAAAACTGCTGTCAAAGTATTAGATCTAAGCTTCTTTAGGTGGTGGCGTGCATATCATAAAGGTTCAAAATTGAAACGAATGTTgttattaactataattaacaTAACATATTGGTAACCGCGATTCTCTATTTGAAAGTTAGTATTTCTTGTAGAATTAGTTCTTACTTCACCATTTTTTTGGTACTTCTTTTAGAACTGTTTCTTACTCCCACCAAGTGAAAACATGACCTTAGCACTTAATCCAATGGATTTCTGTGTGAATGACAGAATTTGACAAACCGACCATAGTACAATAACATGTTGATCCAAGTTTAGCAGTTTATATGAGAAATAGAAGCTAACAGAAATGAATATACGAGATTTCTCAATCATCCATGAATTAACATCTCAAACATATGGGTTTTATTAGACACAGCTCAATGTAAaggaaaaatgataaaattctCAACAATGGGAGCCTATGTCATGAAACTGCAATGGTGTCAGGAAAGGTTTgtctttgtttttaattaatttcctgCTTTTGCCTAcagaaagaaggaaaacaaGCAATTGCTTGTTGCGTGTACAAATAATCTTAATGACTTCAGTAATCACTAAAAATGacaattattgttttatgtgGTCCATTCTCCATGAGAGAGTGGAACCAATAAACTAGAGACTATCTAAgtaaattcattttgttttacaaTTGGATTGACTGTGATGGCTGCTGCTTTAGCATTTCCAAGTTCAACTTGGAACCACTAATAATGCTTGATGTGATCACTGCCACTAACTGGAGTATCCAATTTTTTCCTGAGACCAAAAGAGTAGGTGGGGTCTGAAGTCAACTTTAATTAAGTCAGAAACGCATTAGAATTCCACACAATTGACAACCTTGACTTGGAGCTCTAACCCAAATAATACACCATGTTTAACTATTAGTATACCATCTTTTAAGTACTAAGAGCTTGTTCAGTTCGACAAAAGGTGAAAGTAAAAATTGATGTATAAGAAAAGGTTCAATGTTTAGTTAGGAGAATAAATGGAGAAGTATAATTGAGTGTATGTGAAAAGTCTTTGGAAACCAATTTTGTTTCCACAAAATTGGGCATAAAAGCGGAATATAAGGCTAACAAGTCAAAGAAGTgcccaatttatttttatttattgtatttccTAAAGACATAATTTACCTATAAAAAAGAAGGACGCATTgacatctaaaaaatattctatccTTGTCTTTGTttgattcatatttatttaaattgtttattattcTTGTGGCAGACAagcaaaagtattttaaatctATCATGTTCGACGACTTAAAGAGAAGTATACCCTTTCCCCACCCCGTTCTTCCACTCATTGAACCAAGGCAAGCCTCAGAATAACTTGCAGATAATCTTCAAGATTTCAACAGCTGGTGGTGCAATGCATCCATCACGGTCACAACCTCATTGTGACAACACTTCTACCCTGTTGTGGCAATGCTGCTCGGTAGAATTGCATTCATTTACCAAACCCTTTCTCCACACGATAAACCATAAGATCTCAAAATTTAATCTTAAATCATCTGAGTCCAAATACGCAAAATACACAgttcaagaaacaagaaaaatcctAGTTACGAGAGGAAAACAATGAACGGGGGTGGGGGgagaagaaaagaggaaaatgaaAGAACCTGGTCGACAGACGTGAAATTATCGGGGATGAATCCgtactttttcttcttatcGACACCGCTGCTAGCGGAAGTCATGCCTCCTGCACTCCCTGTAGTGTTCTTGGTGTCACTGTAATTAGCCGTAGAAGAAGGATGATTCCAATTTCTCTGCGGCAGTCCATCCAGCGGTTTATTGATAACCGAATATGAAATTGATCTCGTCGGACCAGGAATTCTCGAACTCGCACCTCTCCCTGCAACCACGCTGCTATCACTACTGCTGCCCTTGCTAGACCGAAACAACCGATTTCCCATCTCATCTCCACTTCCCCATTGAGAAACTGCAGtcgtatatatacacacacaacaacTTCAACTCAACAGAACAACCAATCAAGCAACAATTCCTCGCTTTAAGCAGACCGCAACAACGAGGAAACTGCCCCAAGATTCTCGGATGCAACTCTTCCCGCCGAATTTATACGTTGCCGTGTGATCTCAActgctggtggtggtggttgtgATAGTGCAGAATAGCATAGCGTGAGGAATACAATTAAGAGGAATGTGATTCTTGCCTTCTGGATTGGTGTAAGAATCAATTTTAGCGGAATTAATACACCCGTTTGCTTGGCGGGTTTGGACTTTGGCcaacagagaaagaaaatatattcacattatctttgacaaatatattttatatgtttggaaattacaaaatacgttgacattatttttaaatgcattttaaatgttatatgattattacatttataaatctttatctttttcataaacttaatttttaatacttttttatttatctatattatatatttattacggATAGCTGTTTTTGTGTACTACATAATTTTGAtctgttatttatttataaaaaatttaaattgattagtcagtattaattttttcattattattatattttataacaaatcATTCCATTCAACTCCAATTCTAAAAAAGTTCGTCCATTCTACCATACTTGATGGTTGTGTTTGCTACACTAGACGCGAACATCTCTGGTATAGATCATGCAtgtggtatttataattgcgttgcaagttttataatttggtggggtgtgtgtttgttgtgtGACTTGCAtgttaaaattacttttttatccttataaatcaattgaatACCCCGtacattatttttgaaatcaaGTTACTATTCATTAATTTGACGATTCATACcatattttctctcactatatttAATCACTGGTGTATTGTTGTGTCGAGAGTAACGTTTcatccattaatcaaaatcacAACCACATTATTGGTGCCGTATGGGGGAACCGAATCCACGACCACAtggtattaaaaattttagaatataatataacGTATGTGTTTATCGTATGacttacatataaaaatttatcttttaattcttataaataaatgaatactaCTATGATATACATGactattgaaatttaaactAGAAGTTCATGGGATAACAACTATTACCACGCGATGCTAATTAAATGGAAACTATTAACACTTGTTGCAATTCAATTGGCAAATGTTCCACTCCAGAGATTTTTGGCATACAGTTTAATATGTTTATGTCCagaaattattcatattggttCATGGATAGTAATGCAATGATggaattttcttgtaatttttcgtGTTTTACgtttatgtatatgttatcTGTGTTTGGTCTATTgaattaagttaataaaaaatacaaatagaaTATAAGTGATTGagtaaaaaatgagtaattgaTCATACGTGAATCAAGTgagtaaaaaagaaacacaattGTCTTCACTAAAGAATAAATCTGTTATATcaactaaaatgaaaaaaaaaagagaaattttcaCAATGTTTAGTTTTGTGTTTTGTCCCATTTtagagatgggccaaaacacaaaactttgtttgtttttgtgttttgcacACCTAGTGggcaattgtaatttaatttttttattacttttttttcttctcttatcataaatatatatattatatttcactaacaaacaaaatactatatatacatacacatatatattactaaatatatatattaaaaggcatgatttgacaatgaacagtaactcCTGTCTCTCAaattccaacatcaaacctacaccacttattttatattattttatattatatccaaacacaaatccaaacataccatctatctcaaaacacatacttacttatctttatttttctctctctatctccaaaacaccaaaacaaaaacatccaaaacattaatccaaacataatgtttCTGTTTACAAGACTACTAAGATGTAAATacgtataataataataatgagtttttgttgtttggaCAGCCGGAGAAGAATGACTCAAGTGTTTgctcaaaagaagaaaagagagagatgatGTTAAAACCCAAGGAAAAAGGAGGAGGAGAGAGTGACGAAATTGGACGACTCACGTGCGGAGCGCCTACGGCGGGGGGCTGGGTGCGGGGGGGCTGGGTGTGACTCcgcccacacgcacacaaatcAAGTGAGCTGGGCGTCCAATTCCCCAAAAGTTAACCACTCCAAACCAAAccctcttctccttctttcccctaaattacaatttcaaaatcaaatcaatttttcctCGCAATTCACCACTCTCACTCTTCACTCACTCTGTCATTCCATCACCAAATCGGAATTTCGCCGTAGCTCTGTCCCCGGATGGGGCAGCCGTCTTTGCCGCCTCCACCGATTGCCCCCCCGCCACCGCTGCCGCTACCGCCACCGGCTCAAGTTGGCGCCGTCGCCACCGGGGGGTGCCAGGTGCGTTGCGCTGGTTGCAAGATGGTACTCACCGTGCTGCCTGGCTTGACCGAGTTCGTTTGCCCTACATGCCAGTTGCCCCAGATGCTACCACCTGAACTGATGCGGTCTACCCAGGCCCAGGCCCAACAGCAGAGGAGTGCTCCGGCCCATGGCATTGATCCGACTAAGATCCAGCTACCCTGTGCCAACTGCAAGGCTATACTCAATGTACCCCATGGATTGTCGCGCTTTAATTGCCCCCAGTGCCTCATTAGTCTCGCTGTTGATCTCTCCAAGATTGGGCAAGTTTTACCTTCAGTCCGTCTTCCCATGCCTCCTGAAGAAGTCAATGAGGTTTCATTCTGTCATGTCTCTCTTTTCTTCCCCCCGCCTTTTGCTTGTTTCTTGCTATATATTAAGTGTTGGTATACACATAGAGTTGAAATGCTGGTGGTCTACCGCCAGTTTTATCCTTTTGGAGCAGCAAGGTTTTTTATGatagaaatacaaaattttgacCCTCAAGCAAGGAAATTCAAGGCCAGGTATGGGATGTAGTTTCGTAACATTGATTGATGTTTGACCTATTTAATGCTCCCAATGCATGAATGTTAAGTGTGAGTGAACTGTTTACCTGTGTCTGGACTGTTTTTGGCATTTCGGATGTGATTCTGATGGGTAGGTTATTTTCTGgacaaaaagacaaaaataattctttctcAATCAGTGGGTGGTGATCTGACATAttaatgtgtaatttatttaatttaaataatttcccAGGTCCCGAGTTGAGCTTATTCTGAATTCTCTctgataaatttttctttcataaataatatgttatgGAAGTAATAAGTTTTGCA
This genomic window from Sesamum indicum cultivar Zhongzhi No. 13 linkage group LG12, S_indicum_v1.0, whole genome shotgun sequence contains:
- the LOC105175181 gene encoding E3 ubiquitin-protein ligase RGLG4, with translation MGNRLFRSSKGSSSDSSVVAGRGASSRIPGPTRSISYSVINKPLDGLPQRNWNHPSSTANYSDTKNTTGSAGGMTSASSGVDKKKKYGFIPDNFTSVDQVTAALRESGLESSNLILGIDFTKSNEWTGKVSFSNRSLHAVGNTPNPYEKAISIIGKTLAPFDEDNLIPCFGFGDATTHDQEVFSFHSDHSPCNGFEEVLACYRRIVPNLRLSGPTSYGPVVDAAVDIVERSGGQYYVLVIIADGQVTRSVNTSDAELSPQEEKTINSIVNASLYPLSIILVGVGDGPWEDMKKFDDKIPARDLDNFQFVNFTDIMSKHTSSSAKEAAFALAALMEIPIQYRAAKEFGLLGRVTGKAKKIVPRPPPVPYARQAGFPSREPSSVSAAMQDERHQVCPVCLINGKDMAFGCGHMTCRECSPRLSECPICRQRITSRLRLYT